Proteins from a genomic interval of Quercus lobata isolate SW786 chromosome 11, ValleyOak3.0 Primary Assembly, whole genome shotgun sequence:
- the LOC115968455 gene encoding disease resistance protein RPM1-like has translation MAEGFVEKFEGSTLEEVADSYLVKLTFRNMLQVVTRNSYGRPRRCKMHDILRELALSISVKEKFGVVHDGGEEMIKCKARRISIHKTDGEFKSFTGTSKLRSFLVFNKSLKTLPSGSKMLRVLDLENAPIDELPDEVFKLFNLRYLNLRGTLLKKLPNSIGRLLNLQTLDIRDTQIEALPRGIGKLQNMRHLIMYCYTKNWNDFRYFIGMQAPSNIGQLKNLQTLCSFEAKGDLIRQIRSMTQLTSIGIDNVKEADETDLCISIQNMRLLRVLAIKVTNEEETLRMDALSCPPPNLQKLFLTGKLENVPQWFRSLQNLTDLGLQWSRLEEDLLPHIAALTHLGHLTLTNAYVGKQLCFNTGFPKLTDLQIRNFPQLNEIIIEKGVMPNLKSLYIKTCMELKTVPKGIEYLQNLQELVLASVLMELQNRIEGEGSVDFPKVQHIPKIYIW, from the coding sequence ATGGCAGAaggatttgtagaaaaatttgaaGGGTCCACTCTAGAAGAAGTAGCAGATAGCTATCTAGTAAAACTCACTTTCAGGAACATGCTACAAGTTGTAACGAGGAACTCATATGGAAGGCCACGGAGATGTAAAATGCATGATATTTTGCGGGAGCTTGCTCTATCAATATCAGTCAAAGAAAAGTTTGGTGTTGTACATgatggaggagaagaaatgATAAAATGCAAAGCACGTCGCATTTCAATTCACAAAACCGATGGAGAATTCAAATCATTTACGGGTACGTCAAAGCTCcgttcttttcttgtttttaacaaGTCATTGAAAACATTGCCTTCAGGAAGTAAAATGTTAAGGGTTCTAGATTTGGAGAATGCCCCCATTGATGAATTGCCTGATGAAGTATTCAAATTATTCAACTTaagatatttgaatttaaggGGAACTTTACTGAAGAAGCTCCCAAATTCCATAGGAAGGCTCCTTAATCTTCAAACCTTGGACATTAGAGACACACAAATAGAGGCCCTTCCTCGTGGAATAGGAAAGTTGCAAAACATGCGGCATTTAATAATGTATTGCTACACTAAAAATTGGAATGACTTCAGATATTTTATTGGGATGCAAGCACCATCAAATATTGGGCAGTTAAAGAATTTGCAAACCTTGTGTAGTTTTGAAGCAAAAGGTGACTTGATAAGACAAATTCGGAGCATGACCCAACTTACCTCGATTGGTATTGACAACGTGAAAGAAGCAGATGAGACGGATTTATGTATCTCAATTCAAAACATGAGACTTCTTAGGGTCTTGGCTATCAAGGTAACTAATGAGGAGGAAACACTTCGAATGGATGCACTCTCATGTCCTCCTCCAAACCTTCAAAAGCTTTTTTTGACTGGAAAATTAGAGAATGTGCCACAGTGGTTTCGTTCACTTCAAAACCTCACAGATTTGGGTCTGCAATGGTCAAGACTAGAAGAAGATCTGCTCCCTCACATCGCTGCTTTGACCCATCTGGGACATCTTACACTTACTAATGCCTATGTTGGAAAACAGCTATGTTTCAATACAGGCTTTCCTAAGCTTACAGATTTGCAAATTCGTAATTTCCCTCAATTGAATGAGATAATAATAGAAAAGGGGGTGATGCCAAATCTGAAATCCCTATATATTAAAACTTGCATGGAGTTAAAGACAGTGCCCAAGGGCATTGAATACCTTCAAAATCTCCAAGAACTGGTTTTGGCATCTGTCTTAATGGAACTTCAAAATCGCATTGAAGGGGAAGGAAGTGTGGATTTTCCAAAGGTGCAGCACATCCCAAAGATCTACATCTGGTAA
- the LOC115967640 gene encoding disease resistance protein RPM1-like — protein MDSAIVELLIDNIISALATKASLLWGVRDAIADIKHELTSMRSLLIDADKRGASSAGEETWVTNVRNTAYDVEDVIDMFMYHINSQQIGGRFAWFLHHTIYIPQTLWVRHKIACKLQNINKTIKTTSELNQKYHVDPIEGKSSEDFHKWVVRHAESSLFVEEDELVGIKDKRKQLMMWLMDREQQQTVISILGMGGSGKTTLVANIYNSDAVKRHFDCYAWITVSQKYDVEDLLRSMIKEFYESKKETNPSDLSSMNYRLLVKMLVSYLEKKSYLLVLDDVWDTNVLDELKVSLRDRYPGSKIMLTTRKDDVAHHPFMGLPHVHRIQLLEPDEAWELFCKKAFLGNPNRICPPELKSFAQELVRKCKGLPLAIAALGSLMYSKNDTSQWNQINSSLNWNLSNNPELEAVKSILLLVSTIYHIN, from the coding sequence ATGGACTCGGCTATAGTAGAACTCTTGATTGACAATATCATTTCAGCTCTCGCAACTAAAGCGTCGCTGTTGTGGGGGGTCCGTGATGCAATTGCAGATATCAAGCATGAGTTGACAAGCATGCGGTCTTTATTAATAGATGCAGATAAAAGGGGAGCAAGCAGTGCCGGAGAGGAAACTTGGGTGACAAATGTGAGGAACACAGCATATGATGTTGAAGATGTTATTGATATGTTCATGTATCACATCAATAGCCAACAAATTGGGGGTCGATTTGCTTGGTTCCTTCACCATACAATTTACATTCCACAGACTCTTTGGGTGAGGCATAAAATAGCTTGCAAGTTACAGAATATCAATAAGACAATCAAGACCACTTCAGAGTTAAATCAGAAATATCATGTTGATCCTATAGAGGGGAAAAGTTCAGAAGATTTTCACAAATGGGTTGTGCGGCATGCTGAATCATCTTTGTTTGTCGAAGAAGATGAACTTGTAGGGAtcaaagataaaagaaaacaattaatgATGTGGTTGATGGATAGAGAACAACAACAGACTGTCATTTCAATCTTGGGGATGGGAGGATCTGGCAAGACCACACTAGTTGCCAACATCTACAACAGTGACGCTGTAAAGAGACATTTTGATTGTTATGCATGGATCACTGTCTCCCAAAAATATGATGTAGAAGACTTATTGAGGAGCATGATTAAGGAATTCTATGAGTCAAAGAAGGAAACAAATCCAtcagacttgagttccatgaactACAGACTGCTAGTAAAAATGCTGGTGAGCTACTTAGAGAAGAAATCATATCTACTTGTCCTAGATGATGTTTGGGACACAAATGTCTTGGATGAACTAAAAGTATCACTTCGAGATAGATATCCTGGGAGCAAAATCATGCTTACAACTCGTAAAGATGATGTAGCTCACCATCCTTTTATGGGTTTACCTCATGTTCATCGTATTCAATTGCTAGAACCAGATGAGGCGTGGGAACTCTTTTGCAAGAAAGCATTCTTAGGCAATCCAAATAGAATCTGTCCACCAGAGCTTAAATCTTTTGCTCAGGAACTTGTAAGAAAATGTAAAGGCCTACCTCTTGCAATTGCGGCTTTGGGCAGTCTTATGTACTCCAAGAATGATACGTCTCAATGGAATCAAATTAATAGCAGCTTGAATTGGAATCTAAGTAACAATCCTGAGCTAGAAGCAGTGAAGAGCATTTTGTTGCTAGTTTCAACGATTTACCATATCAATTGA